A window of Microbacterium hominis genomic DNA:
ACCATCGATGGGATGCCGCGCGAGGAAGGCTTCTCGCTGATGCACGACCTCGCAGCCGCGAACGCGGTGCCTTACGCGGTCGCCGCCAACGATCCTTCCCGCCCTATGACCTTCGACATTCAGCATCGGCAGTTCGCGCGGGGGGTCGTCACGGACGTTCGAATCGGGAACTACCGCGCGACCCGCAGCGACGCGCTCGTGCGGCACTCCGAGCCGCGACTGATCTTGCAGATGTCTCCTCAGGCTGTCACCACCGAGCAGCTCGGACATCAGGTGACTAGCAAACGGGGATCCATGGTCGCCATGTGGAGCCTCGACCCGTTGCAGACGAGCGTGACCTCACCGGCTCGGATCACCGCCATCACGCTGCCCCTCGGCGACGTCGCGTTGCCGCACCGGATGCTCAGAGAGCTCATGGGGCGCGATCTCGGGGCGGCCCCGTTCGCGGCAGCGGTGTCGGCGTATCTCGCCCAACTCGCGCAGGCCGATCTGACCGTCCTCGAATCGGATGCCGTCGCCGCCCCGACGACTGATCTGATCCGGTTGCTGCTCAACTCCGCCGCCGGCGACGAGATGTCTGCCCGTCGTCCTCTGGGTGACACCATCGGGGCCCGCATCATGCTCTATGTGAGTGCCCACCTCAACGACCCCGACCTCACCGCGGAAGGGGTGGCGTCCCGGTTCAGCAT
This region includes:
- a CDS encoding helix-turn-helix transcriptional regulator; this translates as MQRLTIDGMPREEGFSLMHDLAAANAVPYAVAANDPSRPMTFDIQHRQFARGVVTDVRIGNYRATRSDALVRHSEPRLILQMSPQAVTTEQLGHQVTSKRGSMVAMWSLDPLQTSVTSPARITAITLPLGDVALPHRMLRELMGRDLGAAPFAAAVSAYLAQLAQADLTVLESDAVAAPTTDLIRLLLNSAAGDEMSARRPLGDTIGARIMLYVSAHLNDPDLTAEGVASRFSISRRYLYVILNRMGISLGDWLRSERLTLAASMLRDPSQWHVPVSQIAQHVGFIDHSSFSRAFREHYGCTPTEWRAAYCSSISG